The Amycolatopsis mongoliensis genome includes a window with the following:
- the uvrB gene encoding excinuclease ABC subunit UvrB, with product MAFATEHPVLAQSDFRPVSEIPRTGGRFEVVSDYQPAGDQPAAIDDLERRIRAGEKDVVLLGATGTGKSATTAWLIERVQRPTLVMAPNKTLAAQLANELRELFPHNAVEYFVSYYDYYQPEAYIAQTDTYIEKDSSINDDVERLRHSATMNLLSRRDVIVVASVSCIYGLGTPQSYLDRSSKLSVGMQLDRDVFLRALVDVQYTRNDIAFARGTFRARGDTVEIIPAYEELAIRVEFFGDEVEKLYYLHPLTGDIVKEVDEVRIFPATHYVAGPERMEKAIQGIEKELEDRLAELEKQGKLLEAQRLRMRTAYDIEMMRQVGFCSGIENYSRHIDGRGPGTAPATLIDYFPDDFLLVIDESHQTVPQIGGMYEGDMSRKRNLVEYGFRLPSAVDNRPLTWEEFSDRIGQTVYLSATPGPYEMGQAGGEFVEQVIRPTGLVDPKVVVKPTEGQIDDLVHEIRERADKDERVLVTTLTKKMSEDLTDYLLELGIRVRYLHSEVDTLRRVELLRQLRAGDFDVLVGINLLREGLDLPEVSLVAILDADKEGFLRSGTSLIQTIGRAARNVSGEVHMYADKITDSMQHAIEETDRRRAKQVAYNEERGVDPQPLRKKIADILDRVYSEAEDTEQVSVGGSGRNSSRGKKPEQGDRVRSSGMLVDKNVSAMPRAQLADLIQQMTDQMMQAARDLQFELAARLRDEISDLKKELRGMDAAGIK from the coding sequence GTGGCTTTCGCAACCGAACACCCCGTGCTCGCCCAGTCCGACTTCCGTCCGGTCTCGGAGATCCCCCGGACCGGCGGCCGCTTCGAGGTGGTCAGTGACTACCAGCCCGCCGGCGACCAGCCGGCGGCCATCGACGACCTCGAACGCCGGATCAGGGCGGGCGAGAAGGACGTCGTGCTGCTGGGTGCCACCGGGACCGGCAAGTCGGCGACGACGGCGTGGCTGATCGAGCGCGTCCAGCGGCCGACGCTGGTGATGGCGCCGAACAAGACCCTGGCCGCGCAGCTGGCGAACGAGCTGCGCGAGCTGTTCCCGCACAACGCGGTCGAGTACTTCGTCAGCTACTACGACTACTACCAGCCCGAGGCGTACATCGCGCAGACGGACACCTACATCGAGAAGGACTCGTCGATCAACGACGACGTCGAGCGGCTGCGGCACTCGGCGACGATGAACCTGCTGTCGCGGCGGGACGTCATCGTGGTCGCGAGCGTGTCCTGCATCTACGGCCTGGGCACCCCGCAGTCCTACCTCGACCGGTCGTCGAAGCTGTCGGTCGGCATGCAGCTCGACCGGGACGTGTTCCTGCGGGCGCTGGTGGACGTGCAGTACACGCGCAACGACATCGCCTTCGCGCGCGGCACGTTCCGGGCGCGCGGGGACACGGTCGAGATCATCCCGGCGTACGAGGAGCTGGCGATCCGCGTCGAGTTCTTCGGCGACGAGGTCGAGAAGCTCTACTACCTGCACCCGCTGACCGGGGACATCGTCAAGGAGGTCGACGAGGTCCGGATCTTCCCGGCGACGCACTACGTCGCGGGCCCGGAGCGGATGGAAAAGGCGATCCAGGGCATCGAGAAGGAGCTCGAGGACCGGCTGGCCGAGCTGGAGAAGCAGGGCAAGCTGCTGGAAGCGCAGCGGCTGCGGATGCGCACGGCCTACGACATCGAGATGATGCGGCAGGTCGGGTTCTGCTCCGGCATCGAGAACTACTCGCGGCACATCGACGGCCGCGGGCCGGGCACCGCGCCGGCGACGCTGATCGACTACTTCCCGGACGACTTCCTGCTGGTGATCGACGAGTCGCACCAGACCGTCCCGCAGATCGGCGGCATGTACGAGGGTGACATGTCCCGGAAGCGGAACCTGGTGGAGTACGGCTTCCGGCTGCCGAGCGCGGTCGACAACCGGCCGCTGACCTGGGAGGAGTTCTCCGACCGGATCGGGCAGACGGTGTACCTGTCGGCGACGCCGGGACCGTACGAGATGGGCCAGGCGGGCGGCGAGTTCGTCGAGCAGGTCATCCGGCCGACGGGCCTGGTCGACCCCAAGGTGGTCGTCAAGCCGACCGAGGGCCAGATCGACGACCTGGTGCACGAGATCCGCGAGCGCGCGGACAAGGACGAACGCGTCCTGGTCACCACGCTGACGAAGAAGATGTCCGAGGACCTGACGGACTACCTGCTGGAGCTGGGCATCCGGGTGCGCTACCTGCACTCGGAGGTCGACACGCTGCGCCGGGTGGAGCTGCTGCGGCAGCTGCGGGCGGGCGACTTCGACGTGCTGGTCGGCATCAACCTGCTGCGCGAGGGTCTCGACCTGCCGGAGGTGTCGCTGGTGGCGATCCTCGACGCGGACAAGGAGGGCTTCCTCCGGAGCGGGACGTCGCTGATCCAGACGATCGGCCGTGCGGCGCGAAACGTGTCGGGCGAGGTCCACATGTACGCGGACAAGATCACCGACTCGATGCAGCACGCGATCGAGGAGACCGACCGCCGCCGCGCGAAGCAGGTGGCCTACAACGAAGAACGCGGCGTCGACCCGCAGCCGCTGCGGAAGAAGATCGCGGACATCCTCGACCGCGTGTACAGCGAGGCGGAGGACACCGAGCAGGTCTCGGTGGGCGGCTCGGGCCGCAACTCCTCCCGCGGCAAGAAGCCGGAGCAGGGCGACCGGGTGCGCAGCTCGGGGATGCTGGTGGACAAGAACGTGTCGGCGATGCCGCGCGCCCAGCTGGCGGACCTGATCCAGCAGATGACGGACCAGATGATGCAGGCGGCGCGCGACCTGCAGTTCGAGCTGGCCGCCCGGCTGCGCGACGAGATCTCGGACCTGAAGAAGGAGCTGAGGGGCATGGACGCGGCCGGCATCAAGTAA
- a CDS encoding DUF402 domain-containing protein encodes MAALHPPKVEVFDPAARANIDPKGIVRDVEEYREEPFGLYLARPAPGRAQFHYLESWLVPGLGLRLTDFWFSPGHERDQDFYLDVVRVRRDGPRWVATDLYVDLVLKDKLSLRVIDTDELLEAHAAGLVTAEDAQYALETTYAAVEGLAAHGYDLAAWLSTKDIALTWRRHP; translated from the coding sequence ATGGCCGCACTGCACCCGCCGAAGGTCGAGGTCTTCGACCCCGCCGCGCGCGCGAACATCGACCCGAAGGGGATCGTCCGGGACGTCGAGGAGTACCGCGAGGAGCCGTTCGGCCTGTATCTCGCCCGCCCGGCACCCGGGCGCGCCCAGTTCCACTACCTCGAGTCGTGGCTGGTGCCCGGGCTCGGCCTGCGGCTCACCGACTTCTGGTTCTCCCCCGGCCACGAACGCGACCAGGACTTCTACCTCGACGTCGTCCGCGTCCGCCGCGACGGCCCCCGCTGGGTCGCCACCGACCTCTACGTCGACCTGGTGCTCAAGGACAAGCTGTCGCTGCGGGTGATCGACACCGACGAGCTCCTCGAGGCCCACGCCGCCGGTCTCGTGACCGCCGAAGACGCGCAGTACGCGCTCGAGACCACCTACGCGGCGGTGGAGGGGCTGGCCGCGCACGGGTACGACCTCGCCGCCTGGCTGTCCACGAAGGACATCGCGCTGACCTGGCGGCGCCACCCCTAG
- a CDS encoding MmcQ/YjbR family DNA-binding protein, with the protein MNVEAVVAYCLGKPGAEETYPFGDHVLVAKVGGKGFAFIGQDEPGSVAVKCGATRDEAAEIRERYPDSVTVMDYLGRYGWNRVGLGADVPDAELEELIDASYDEVVRRLPRAKRP; encoded by the coding sequence GTGAACGTCGAAGCCGTCGTCGCGTACTGTCTCGGCAAGCCGGGGGCCGAGGAGACCTATCCCTTCGGTGATCACGTGCTCGTCGCGAAGGTCGGAGGCAAGGGCTTCGCCTTCATCGGGCAGGACGAGCCCGGCAGCGTCGCCGTCAAGTGCGGGGCCACCCGAGACGAAGCCGCCGAGATCCGGGAACGGTACCCGGACTCCGTCACCGTCATGGACTACCTCGGCCGCTACGGCTGGAACCGTGTCGGACTCGGTGCCGATGTTCCCGACGCCGAACTCGAAGAGCTCATCGACGCCTCCTACGACGAGGTCGTCCGGCGGCTGCCGAGGGCGAAACGCCCCTAG
- a CDS encoding ABC transporter ATP-binding protein, with translation MPVIEVEHLHKRYGDKVAVDDVSFTVERGEIFGILGPNGAGKTTTVECLEGLRTPDGGRLSVLGLDPRRDRAELRQRVGVQLQEGRLQDKLRVGELLDLYAAFYRTPADPEKLLATLGLTDHRDTAYRKLSGGQQQRLSIALALVGRPELAVLDELTTGLDPQARRDAWDLIEAVRAQGVTILLVTHFMAEAERLCDRVAVIDAGRVVALDSPAGLVARVSDEQVVRFRPSAPLDPGVFEALPEVRKAERHGDRLVVSGGGNVLHAVTSLLARLGVLAGDLRVEQAGLDDAFVALTGHRPE, from the coding sequence GTGCCGGTCATCGAGGTCGAGCACCTCCACAAGCGGTACGGGGACAAGGTCGCGGTCGACGACGTGTCGTTCACCGTCGAGCGCGGCGAGATCTTCGGCATCCTCGGGCCGAACGGCGCGGGCAAGACCACGACCGTCGAGTGCCTGGAGGGCCTCCGGACGCCCGACGGCGGCCGGCTTTCGGTGCTGGGCCTCGACCCGCGCCGCGACCGGGCCGAGCTGCGCCAGCGCGTCGGCGTCCAGCTCCAGGAGGGCCGGCTGCAGGACAAGCTGCGGGTCGGCGAGCTGCTCGACCTCTACGCCGCCTTCTACCGCACCCCGGCGGACCCGGAGAAGTTGCTCGCCACCCTCGGGCTCACCGACCACCGCGACACCGCGTACAGGAAGCTCTCCGGCGGCCAGCAGCAGCGGCTGTCCATCGCGCTCGCGCTGGTCGGGCGCCCGGAGCTGGCGGTGCTCGACGAGCTCACCACCGGCCTCGACCCGCAGGCCCGCCGCGACGCCTGGGACCTCATCGAGGCCGTGCGCGCCCAGGGCGTGACGATCCTGCTGGTCACGCACTTCATGGCCGAGGCGGAACGCCTCTGCGACCGGGTCGCGGTGATCGACGCCGGCCGCGTCGTCGCACTCGACTCGCCCGCCGGCCTGGTCGCCCGGGTGTCCGACGAGCAGGTCGTGCGGTTCCGGCCGTCGGCCCCGCTCGACCCCGGCGTGTTCGAGGCGCTGCCGGAGGTCCGGAAGGCCGAACGGCACGGCGACCGCCTCGTGGTCAGCGGCGGCGGGAACGTGCTCCACGCGGTGACGTCGCTGCTCGCCCGCCTCGGTGTGCTCGCCGGGGACCTGCGCGTCGAGCAGGCCGGCCTCGACGACGCGTTCGTCGCGCTCACCGGCCACCGGCCGGAGTGA
- a CDS encoding ABC transporter permease codes for MSVLTKLTTAEAKVFLRDPGAPAVVVGIPLALLLVFGLMPGANQPDPKYGGHSPLATVIAPMAVTILLAMLALTLFPNAMATYREKGLLKRLSASPVPPSRLLAAQLLVNLAAAVVVVLLIAGVGGLVLGIPLPGNPAGFLLSIVLGALALFSVGLLVAALAPTGRAASGIGSALFFPMLALGGVWVPKEQLPVFLQHVADVLPLGATLNALRATWAGNAPELLQLGAMAAFAVVCTTIAVRVFRWA; via the coding sequence ATGTCCGTCCTGACCAAGCTGACCACCGCCGAAGCCAAAGTGTTCCTGCGCGACCCGGGCGCCCCGGCCGTCGTCGTCGGTATCCCGCTCGCGCTGCTGCTCGTGTTCGGGCTGATGCCCGGCGCGAACCAGCCGGACCCGAAGTACGGCGGCCACAGCCCACTGGCCACGGTGATCGCGCCGATGGCCGTCACGATCCTGCTGGCCATGCTGGCGCTGACGCTGTTCCCGAACGCGATGGCCACCTACCGGGAAAAGGGCCTGCTGAAGCGGCTTTCCGCGAGCCCGGTGCCGCCGAGCCGGCTGCTGGCGGCGCAGTTGCTGGTCAACCTGGCCGCGGCCGTCGTCGTGGTCCTGCTCATCGCGGGCGTCGGCGGGCTCGTGCTCGGCATTCCCCTGCCGGGCAACCCGGCCGGCTTCCTGCTCTCGATCGTCCTCGGCGCGCTGGCGCTGTTCTCGGTCGGGCTGCTGGTGGCGGCCCTGGCGCCGACCGGCCGCGCGGCGAGCGGCATCGGCAGCGCGCTGTTCTTCCCGATGCTGGCGCTCGGCGGGGTCTGGGTGCCGAAGGAGCAGCTGCCGGTCTTCCTGCAGCACGTCGCCGACGTCCTGCCACTCGGGGCAACGCTCAACGCGCTGCGCGCCACCTGGGCCGGCAATGCCCCGGAGCTGCTGCAGCTCGGCGCGATGGCGGCTTTCGCCGTCGTCTGCACCACGATCGCGGTGCGGGTGTTCCGATGGGCGTGA
- a CDS encoding VOC family protein, which produces MPRPVHFEIHASDPERAAAFYTAVFGWKFERWGDVPYWAITTGEGHGIDGGLVPRVGPAPEESAPVHGFVNTIDVADLDQALAAVTEAGGSPAVPKNPVPGVGWLAYAKDTEGNIFGMLQPDSTASAPA; this is translated from the coding sequence ATGCCTCGTCCCGTCCACTTCGAGATCCACGCGAGCGACCCCGAACGCGCGGCGGCCTTCTACACAGCGGTGTTCGGCTGGAAGTTCGAACGCTGGGGCGACGTCCCGTACTGGGCGATCACGACCGGCGAAGGCCACGGCATCGACGGCGGGCTCGTCCCCCGCGTCGGCCCGGCGCCCGAGGAGTCGGCGCCGGTGCACGGTTTCGTCAACACGATCGACGTCGCCGACCTCGACCAGGCGCTCGCCGCAGTGACCGAAGCGGGCGGCTCGCCGGCAGTGCCGAAGAACCCGGTGCCGGGTGTCGGGTGGCTGGCGTACGCCAAGGACACCGAAGGCAACATCTTCGGCATGCTGCAGCCGGACTCGACGGCTTCGGCGCCCGCCTAG
- a CDS encoding DUF5685 family protein: MFGIIRPCRHRLSESLHADWLAHLCGLCLTLRDEHGQLARVVTNYDGLIISALVEAQAPRADLRRDAGPCPLRGMRPATVARGEGAQLAAAVSLVLAAAKVGDHVEDRDGAFGRRPVAVAARRVAARWASQGSSTGGRVGFDTSVLVEAVSRQGSLEHSVRFGDSALLATEPAELATSAAFARTAELAARPGNMAPLAEAGRLFGRVAHLLDAVEDHAADAAVGAWNPLRATGTSLGEARRLCDDAVLGVELALREAEFAKPALVHALLVHELRQAVRRAFGHGSAHAHGPDAGQQPPPGWIGPGPTPPQHPQQPPPGWIGRGPAPQQYPPQVPPGSGAPQGFPPPGPVPPPGAPGPGGPGGRGPRGPGGPGGPGGPGGPGDSGGPEPLDGKGGGLWYPKFAVPPKKRNFLLGCALTPYMCCTCQFCCRDPYPGPWSGKPHSGGGGDCGGCDCGGCDGCCDCCSCCDCNC, from the coding sequence ATGTTCGGGATCATCAGGCCGTGCCGGCACCGGCTGTCCGAAAGCCTGCACGCGGACTGGCTCGCGCACCTGTGCGGGCTGTGTCTCACGCTGCGCGACGAACACGGCCAGCTGGCCCGCGTCGTCACCAACTACGACGGGCTGATCATCTCCGCGCTGGTCGAGGCACAGGCACCGCGCGCCGACCTGCGCCGGGACGCGGGGCCGTGCCCGCTGCGGGGTATGCGCCCGGCGACGGTGGCGCGGGGGGAAGGTGCCCAGCTCGCCGCCGCGGTGTCGCTGGTGCTGGCCGCGGCGAAGGTGGGCGACCACGTCGAGGACCGCGACGGCGCCTTCGGCCGGCGTCCGGTGGCCGTGGCCGCGCGGCGGGTCGCGGCCCGGTGGGCTTCGCAGGGCAGCAGCACCGGCGGCCGGGTCGGCTTCGACACTTCGGTGCTGGTGGAGGCGGTCTCCCGGCAGGGTTCGTTGGAGCACTCGGTGCGCTTCGGTGACTCGGCGCTCCTCGCGACCGAGCCCGCCGAGCTGGCCACCTCCGCGGCCTTCGCGCGGACCGCGGAGCTGGCCGCCCGCCCCGGGAACATGGCCCCGCTGGCGGAGGCGGGCCGGCTGTTCGGGCGGGTGGCCCACCTGCTGGACGCGGTCGAGGACCACGCGGCCGACGCCGCCGTGGGCGCCTGGAACCCGTTGCGGGCCACCGGAACCTCACTCGGCGAGGCGCGGCGGTTGTGCGACGACGCGGTGCTCGGGGTGGAACTGGCGTTGCGGGAAGCCGAGTTCGCGAAGCCGGCTCTCGTGCACGCGTTGCTGGTCCACGAACTGCGCCAGGCGGTGCGACGCGCCTTCGGGCACGGCTCGGCACACGCCCACGGCCCGGACGCCGGGCAGCAGCCGCCGCCCGGGTGGATCGGGCCGGGACCCACGCCGCCGCAGCACCCTCAGCAGCCGCCGCCGGGCTGGATCGGCCGCGGACCGGCTCCGCAGCAGTACCCGCCCCAGGTGCCTCCGGGTTCCGGTGCGCCGCAGGGCTTTCCGCCGCCGGGGCCGGTTCCGCCGCCGGGCGCGCCCGGCCCGGGCGGCCCCGGCGGCCGGGGTCCGCGTGGACCTGGAGGTCCGGGCGGGCCCGGTGGTCCGGGTGGGCCGGGTGATTCCGGTGGTCCGGAGCCGCTCGACGGCAAGGGTGGCGGGCTCTGGTACCCCAAGTTCGCCGTCCCGCCGAAGAAGCGCAACTTCCTCCTCGGCTGCGCGCTCACGCCCTACATGTGCTGCACCTGCCAGTTCTGCTGCCGCGATCCCTATCCTGGGCCGTGGAGCGGGAAACCGCACTCGGGCGGGGGCGGCGACTGCGGGGGCTGCGACTGCGGTGGCTGTGACGGCTGTTGCGACTGCTGCTCCTGTTGTGACTGCAACTGCTGA
- a CDS encoding S28 family serine protease, protein MRRLFTAVAAVVLAVVGLAPTAGAATDIEAALRKIPGLTIVKEDPAPAGFRFFQLTFTQPADHRHPGAGTFQQRFTLLHRDFAAPTVAFTSGYNVNTAPNRSEPTQIVDGNQLSMEYRYFTPSRPQPENWAQQLTIWQAAADEHRAVQAFKAIYPGKWLATGGSKGGMTATYFRRFFPDDVDATIPYVAPNDVIDPLDVYNRFLSRVGDDPGCRDALKAIQRDALKRRDELGAIAAADAAKRGLTFSIVGSADKSLEISVIDSYFAFWQYQKQADCATVPAPGAPAAVVYAWYEKVESLNTYSDQDLAPFIPYYYQAAAQLGSPEAYDGYLRDLLRYPGADQPKTFVPSSVKIPRFDYLAMPDIDFWVKSRGTRLLFVYGSNDPWGAEPFELGFGSRDSYRYYVPGGNHGSKIAQLPAADAAAATATVRRWAGLPPASGLTARSAPAGFPGFDADLTLSARPPL, encoded by the coding sequence ATGCGCAGACTGTTCACCGCCGTCGCGGCGGTCGTGCTGGCCGTGGTGGGGCTCGCGCCCACCGCGGGCGCGGCGACCGACATCGAGGCCGCCCTGCGGAAGATCCCCGGCCTGACGATCGTCAAGGAGGACCCGGCGCCGGCCGGGTTCCGGTTCTTCCAGCTGACCTTCACCCAGCCCGCCGACCACCGCCACCCCGGCGCGGGCACGTTCCAGCAGCGGTTCACCCTGCTGCACCGCGACTTCGCGGCGCCGACGGTCGCCTTCACCAGCGGCTACAACGTCAACACCGCGCCGAACCGGTCGGAGCCGACGCAGATCGTCGACGGCAACCAGCTTTCGATGGAGTACCGGTACTTCACGCCGTCGCGGCCCCAGCCGGAGAACTGGGCGCAGCAGCTGACGATCTGGCAGGCCGCCGCGGACGAGCACCGCGCGGTCCAGGCGTTCAAGGCGATCTACCCGGGCAAGTGGCTGGCCACCGGCGGCAGCAAGGGCGGCATGACCGCGACGTACTTCCGGCGCTTCTTCCCCGACGACGTCGACGCGACGATCCCGTACGTCGCGCCCAACGACGTCATCGACCCGCTCGACGTCTACAACCGGTTCCTCTCCCGCGTGGGCGACGACCCGGGCTGCCGCGACGCGTTGAAGGCGATCCAGCGTGACGCGCTGAAACGGCGTGACGAGCTGGGCGCGATCGCCGCGGCGGACGCGGCGAAACGGGGCCTGACGTTCTCGATCGTCGGCTCGGCCGACAAGTCCCTCGAGATCTCGGTGATCGACTCGTACTTCGCCTTCTGGCAGTACCAGAAGCAGGCGGACTGCGCGACGGTGCCCGCGCCGGGAGCGCCCGCGGCCGTCGTCTACGCCTGGTACGAAAAGGTGGAGAGCCTCAACACCTATTCGGACCAGGACCTGGCGCCGTTCATCCCGTACTACTACCAGGCGGCCGCGCAGCTGGGTTCGCCCGAGGCGTACGACGGCTACCTGCGCGACCTGCTCCGCTACCCCGGCGCCGACCAGCCGAAGACGTTCGTGCCCTCGTCGGTCAAGATCCCGCGGTTCGACTACCTGGCCATGCCGGACATCGACTTCTGGGTCAAGTCGCGCGGGACCCGGCTGCTGTTCGTGTACGGCTCGAACGACCCGTGGGGCGCCGAGCCGTTCGAGCTGGGCTTCGGCAGCCGCGACTCTTACCGCTACTACGTGCCGGGCGGCAACCACGGGTCGAAGATCGCGCAGCTGCCCGCGGCCGACGCCGCCGCGGCGACCGCGACGGTCCGGCGCTGGGCGGGGTTGCCCCCTGCCTCGGGTCTGACGGCCCGCAGCGCGCCGGCCGGGTTCCCCGGCTTCGACGCCGACCTCACCCTTTCGGCGCGGCCACCGCTGTGA
- a CDS encoding carboxymuconolactone decarboxylase family protein, whose translation MTEPIADLHDRGRENFAGLVEDGAQRLDALFATVPALGELAVGTVYGHLHERPALDSRTREAATLAAIVAAGMVGPPLSVHLRTGLASGLSPAEICEVVVQTSAFAGFPRAVSAADQLNRLFEGHGLPIPPPPSAREVVLAHLAEPGAEAGEVLAEFPRTEVQATGPDRVLVSCFGDDPVPGAVLHCAVTGGEVTSVTVFRPR comes from the coding sequence ATGACCGAGCCGATAGCGGACCTGCACGACCGGGGCCGCGAGAACTTCGCCGGGCTGGTCGAGGACGGTGCGCAGCGGCTCGACGCGTTGTTCGCCACCGTGCCGGCGCTGGGCGAGCTGGCGGTCGGCACCGTCTACGGCCACCTGCACGAACGCCCGGCGCTGGACAGCCGGACGCGGGAGGCGGCCACCCTGGCGGCGATCGTCGCGGCGGGGATGGTCGGCCCGCCGCTGAGCGTCCACCTCCGCACGGGCCTCGCCTCGGGACTGTCGCCGGCCGAGATCTGCGAAGTCGTCGTCCAGACGTCGGCGTTCGCGGGGTTCCCCCGCGCGGTTTCGGCGGCCGACCAGCTGAACCGCCTCTTCGAAGGGCACGGCCTCCCCATCCCGCCCCCGCCGTCGGCGCGCGAGGTGGTGCTGGCTCACCTCGCCGAACCCGGAGCCGAGGCCGGCGAGGTGCTGGCGGAGTTCCCGCGCACCGAGGTCCAGGCGACCGGACCCGACCGGGTGCTGGTCTCGTGCTTCGGGGACGACCCCGTGCCGGGCGCCGTCCTGCACTGCGCCGTGACCGGTGGCGAAGTCACCTCCGTCACGGTGTTCCGGCCCCGCTGA
- a CDS encoding SRPBCC family protein, with protein sequence MKVSDCPTTQVEVRIAARPAEVWSWLLDVDLPARFSSEFQGGGWVEGAEPGLGAQFRGRNSHPVAGEWETVSTVTGYEPERLFAWAVMDVTNPAASWRFELVPDGDGTILRQWAQIGPGPSNLTAIIGSMPEHEEEIVAMRLGELQGNMQKTVEGIKALVESGVHAV encoded by the coding sequence ATGAAGGTTTCCGACTGCCCTACGACGCAGGTCGAAGTCCGCATCGCCGCGCGGCCGGCCGAGGTCTGGTCCTGGCTGCTGGACGTCGACCTGCCGGCCCGGTTCTCCAGCGAGTTCCAGGGCGGCGGCTGGGTCGAGGGCGCCGAGCCCGGCCTGGGCGCGCAGTTCCGCGGCCGCAACTCCCACCCGGTCGCCGGGGAGTGGGAGACCGTCTCGACGGTGACCGGCTACGAGCCCGAGCGGCTGTTCGCGTGGGCCGTGATGGACGTGACGAACCCGGCCGCGTCGTGGCGCTTCGAGCTCGTCCCCGACGGGGACGGCACGATCCTGCGCCAGTGGGCCCAGATCGGCCCGGGCCCGTCCAACCTGACGGCGATCATCGGCTCGATGCCCGAGCACGAGGAGGAGATCGTCGCGATGCGGCTGGGGGAGCTGCAGGGCAACATGCAGAAGACGGTCGAGGGCATCAAGGCCCTCGTCGAGAGCGGCGTCCACGCCGTCTAG